tcctagTTAAAAAATACTGTTCACAAGCTATGTTATGTTGTTGCTAAATTTTACAGAAGTACCTGTAGAAGTACTTATCCTAAGCATTTGATGGAGCATTGTACTAGAACTGCAGCAGGTTGAAACAAGATCATGACTAGGCTAGAGATTCTTTTTAGCCTAGCAAGATCTAGGGTGCGGACAGAAACTGAAGACAATGACTGCTCACTTTCTGAACCGCTGGAACTTCAGTGATTGAAATGTATTCTGCCTAGAAATCTACTATGAGGGTTTTAACAATGTTTGAGTCTTCAGGAGAAACAAGAGTTTAAATAATCTCTTttgtaaaagaaagcaaaaagtaaGTGATTAAGACTGCTTCTCTAAATTTTCACAAAGTTTTCATTGTGACTCGTTATGGAAGTGCAGCTGGAAAGAGTCAATGTAACTTGCTcaatttgcagaaataaacTAGGTCAGCAAATTACAACTACAAATCAACAATGGGTCACATAAATTTAGCTTTTGCATACGTAGCTTCTCCCTTGTTTGAAAATCACCGCAAGCCTAATAAACATGatgaagaaatgggaaaaatgtTCCAGCAACACATAACACAAGTCCATGCTGAAAGAAACCAGGTGTGCAAAAAGCTTTTGATCTAAATGTATCAGTGTTGACCAAAATTTAATTTACCTAGATCGGTGTGGGGTAAATCACAGTCAGACACACATGGCATGATGACACTAGAGAACGTACCTCGACTCACTGGCAGTCTCAGGTCTGCCAGAGTTTGGTCACCACCTTTATTGTTTATGCAGATGAAGAAATTGAAGAAGTGAAAGAGCTCACATACGTTGTGCTGTAGATTGGGTTAGCTTGAATTATTGTAGTACCTAATTTAATCCAAGCTAGTTGACTTTGCAGTGGAGTAGATGTCGAGCAAATGTGGAGCATTCTCACAAGCGGTCAAGAGTTCCACCTTTGCATACATGATCCCTTCCAGCTAAGAACAGTAAACCTGTGTTCTTGTGCTCTGTCACATAAAAGCTCTCTGTTTTTTTGACAGGTGATGCTGATGATTGCATTCAAATTCAGAAGTCAGTGTAGGCATTCTGCTTTTTTGTCTTGCTTCTGAAATACCATTGACTAAAGTAGCTTATTTATACAAAGAAACCAGTGCAAACATCCTTCATCAGTGGGACAGTTTTGAAGTGGGCAAGAGGTTTAAAGTCATACACATGCATGTTTACTAATTAAAGTAGGATGGAGTTCATGCAGAGCCTATTAATCATCCTGTGTCTTTAAGGAGCAGATGTTTCTTTTGTACCTCTCATTTGTGGATTTATTTTAGATATACTAAATGAGGGGGGGCGGGGAAGGCTTTTCTTTTAGTCACTGGTATTGAGAAGCTATTGTAATATCATTCTGAGCTTGCTAACATTCAAGTGACATCCTCCATGCTTTATAGTGGTTGCTTAATAAACAAATCCtgtgtgtgtgacctcactcATCCCTGTTGTAAACATGTTAACTCAGTGACTCCAATTAAATAATGCTTGCATTCACTTATTTTGAATTTTGGAGTTTGAATAGGTTGCTTATGGTCTTTTTAGCTTGTTATGTATATTCTCTCACAGAGTTACTTgatgaggttttatttttgagttACGTATCCTTTTATATCTGCTTGCTAAATTCCTATCTTCATAAGACTCAACATTGCCAGccagtgtttattttatttttcacactctcacctttctctttgggagttaattttcttagtTACTTTACAAATTGTTATTTAGTGTTTGCAATAGCAAAAATAACACCAGGACAAAATGGAATAAGTTTGGCTTTTGCGAAGAGACTTCTCAGAGTTCAAACCAAATTATTCTTTGGACGTTAATTgttagatttttaaatttttttgttaCACCTCAAATGAATCAATAGAATTCATttttccatgggaaaaaaaggggggggaggtAGGAGTATAGAAGTAGCTGGGTAACCATGAAGCTGTTCATCCTGAATGACccaggaaacagaagaaattgaaAGGGAAAGTGGAAAGCTGTCTCTGACACACCCTAGAAGAAGGAGAACAGCAGTAGCATTGATACTCCTAAACCATAGTGGTTATGCACACCAGTTTGGCATGGAAAGATTCTACTGTTTTGAATTTCTGTTTGTAAAATGGGCAGTAGAGATGGGTATTCGCAGTGTTAAACAACAGATGGAATAGGCTCCACTGCCCATTTCATCTAACCTTTTCATGTCTGAATTTTCTCTGCAAGTTCGCACACAGCTTTCAGTGGGGTACTTAATTTGCTACTGTTTCCGTCCAGCTTCCATTTATTGTGGGATATCTGTCCATAATTATACTGCTTTGGAAACACACATTCCATACTAGATGAGTGTTCGACTCCTGCCCAAGAAACTACGCAGAGCAGAACTTCTGAGCTGGATGACTTAAATAGTTCCTTGAGTCCATTAACCTGTAAGTTTAAGATTTTATGTCTTGTAGTGACTTATTTCACTGTGCTCTGGCTCAGAGATTTGTCTTGAAGGAAATATCTTGTTTTTCAGGCTCAgtgatttcctttccttttactAGTGGGCTCTTTACCCAACACAACATAAAGGTGTTGAGGAAAAAGTGAAACTAATATCTTTTAAATAAGCTTAGGAGTATCTTTTCTTCAGACCACATTTTAGGGCTACCATTAATATCCCTGCAGACTTCCTGTAgttaaaagaagcagcagcagcagcatgtgaACCCTGGGATCTAGAAGAAAGTAATCTGCAGAAAGGAACTAGGGTTGCAGACAGCTTTGACAGATTAAAAGGATATATTGAACAGAATTTTTAACTTTGTCATTTTTGGAGAGGAAGGGGACTGTCTGTGTTTGGATCCAGCTGGAAGCTATGTCTGCAAAGCATGCGGCAGGGATACATGAGTCCATTCTGCCTGTAGTCTGAGTGCAAGTGCAACTTTGATCCAAAAGCAAAATGACCAGGCTAAAGCACTATTTTGGTTACTTCCATGAAGCAATAATTGTCTTTGTTAGCAACCCTGGTCATTAAGAGTTTTCTTATAAAACCGATAGCCTATTcaatttgtttttaaggaaacaCTGTATGTATAAAAATTAcatgaatatttttatatatctgtatatacatatatcaaCACAGATGTCCAtatgtttgtgtatatatattatttttaataaattatggCAATGTTGGGCACATGTTATTATGGAAGAACATAAGCAAGGCTAGTGGTGCCAGGAAGAAATATATTGTTAGAACATCTGGTATTGTTCTAACAACAATAGGAGGCAGAGAGGCACAGACAGGTGTTTAGGCCAGTTATCCCTTCCAGACTGAAGATCTGGTTGTGTCTGAATGCTAATCTGTTCTGCCCACCAGACTGTGTTACTTGAAAGATGCTCACTGTCACcttaatttcattatttcctcTTGCCATGACTAGCTGTTTAATGCTAAACATTTTTGATCCTTCCTGGGGATCGGCACTACTGTGATTATACAAAGTAAGCAAAAAGATTTGAAAGCTAGCCTGTAActagaatttctttttttgctccCTTGTCACAATTCCTCTGTACACCAGAAGTTTGTGCTGAGTTCTGATACATACTCACACACACCTTACTTATGGTGATGCTGTGCTCTACCTTCAAAAAGTAGCTGTTATAAGCTGTTCTGAAATACCTGTATTAACTATGATACACTGTTTAGATTACTTCTGAAATGCATTGTTACTGTGCATAAAGAATGGAGCTGTCAAACATGATGTGATCTTGTTGTGGTTAGTTCCTTTAGTTGAAACATATTGAAACTGACTTGTTTACTCCAGCAGTTACATGCATTGGAACTATGTGAGTATGTACTAATGGGATTGGGCCAAAGCTGGTAAGAGGCAAGAAATgttcaaaatgacatttttgtgtTATCTAGGAGATGACAAAGTAAGCCGTCTTAAAGGAAGATGACACTTGGTGGACtacttttaaatgtttgctttaGGAAAAGCACACTCTTGATATGGGAGACTTGGGCTCAGTGCTGTAGCTTGGAGGAGGACTCGAGTATGCAGGAATGCAAAGAATTACAGCCAGTAAGGCTGTTCCACAGAAATGCTGAAGCTGTGGGTATGTTTAgagcaaaaaattatttcctgtgaACTGAATCTGAAATATATGAGATGCCTTCTTTATCTAAAAGGGACTGTTTCATTAGAAGCGTATTGGTGCTAACTCTGTTAAACATTTCCTTAATCAGCCTTTTGGGAAATTAGCTGTCTCCAAGCTTGCTTATGTTCAGCAAGTTGCCAAAGTCTGTAGTTGCATTTGAGAAGCTGGGTAATTTGCTGCTTTCATGACAGCCTAGTTGCTGAGCAAATGTTTTATAATGATTTATGGGTAGGAGTAAAGGAACTGGTGAGAGCAGGTGAGCTACGAAATGATCAATCTCTTTTCAGAATCTCACATCTGAAACAATGATAGATGAGCAGTATTGTTATAACTGTGAATGGTAAAGTTATTTTGCACAGTACCAGGTTAGCTATGTTAAACTGTGTGATATTGGACTGAGGGTAATTCAGAAGGCATTCTGGGGACTGAGGAAGGAGACTGAGAATACATATGAGAGTTACATAGACAGTATGTTACTAATGAAGTTTGAGATATCTTTGTGTTGGGTTCACCCTGACCAGTAACTAGGCACCCACCAGATGCTCACTCACTTCCCTCTAACCCTCCAGTAGTATGGGGGAGAGAACCAGAAGAACAAAAGTGATAAAAACTCATGTTTTTTattaaagacagtttaataagtgaagaaagaaaaaatgaaaaaatgaggtGCAAATTCAGTCACTCAGCATCTTCCAGCAGTAGATCAATGCTCAGCCAGTCCCCAAGAAACAGCTACACTGGAAAGACCAAACCCATgggttttattgctgagcacagCACTATATAGCAGGAagtatccctttggtcagttctGGTCGACTGTCCCAGCTCTGTTATCTCTGAAGGTCTTTCCCAGTTCCAGCCTACTCACCAAAGTTTGAGAGTGAAAAACATGGCCTTGATGCCATGTAATCACTGTTCAGCAACAGCTGGAGCACTGGTATGGTAACATTGTTTTAGTCACAGATATAGAACACAGCACCATACTGACTGCCATGAAGCATCACAGCCAGAGTCGTTATGGTTTTCTAGAGGAtctaacagaataaaaatatattaaaatagctttttgaaCAACTGTACCAGGTCATTGTAATTTAGGATATTGAGAAGATAGAATCTGAGTATGGATTGTCCAGATTGTACTCTTGGCAAAACAAGATGCAGTCTTTACTTCCTGAGTATATTGATTCTGTTCCAGCCCATTGTGGATGAACAATACAGGtactttatttctgtgtaatAATTGTGGACTTGGAGAATAGCATTAAATGTCTATTGTCTGGCATAGCAGATCTTGCTTGCTTCCTTATTTCTCAATTGAATGAAGATGCTCCAATTTTTGATATACTGTATTGTCTTTTTTAGAATTAATAATCTGAAAGTTTTTAGTGCCCTATGGAAGAAAAGCATGTAATATCCGTGTATATATCAGACATTATGGCATATATATTTCTGTAGGGAAGGACACTCAAATGATATACAAGGGAAAGTATTTTCCAATGCATGTATTAAAGTAGTGATATATCTGCATGTAGTATACTTGATTAGTACAATTAAAGGATGTAAGAATTTGTGATAAAATGTGACACACATTACATGCTAGGCATGGTATGCCATTTGAGTAAATCTGAAATGactggtgtattttttttctggtggtttTAAGTTTCCAGCCCTGTGTTGACACTGTGGCAAAAGTTCATCTAGGTAGAGGTCTTACTCTGCAAGTGATGAGACTGGAAGTATGTCAGTTGTGATGTCAAACATTTAGTGGTGTTGAGGTGCTGTTAGAAAAGGCTGGAGAGTTGATTTGGTCACAAACTAGCATTATCTTCTCACAGTATGGATGGAAGTAGCTTCTGGCTCTCCACACTTGATAAAATGGTCAAATCTGGAATCAATCTTCAGTTTGCCAGACTgccttttcagtatttttacttGGTTCATGTGATGAATAGGAGGtcacacagactttttttttccaataccTGTGATGTTTCAGATGAAAAGaagcaacaaataaaacccTTAGGCCTTAACTTTATGTGTAATCTCATTGTGGAAATTTGATTAAAACAATGACTTATAAGGTTTGTCTGTTAAATAAAGCATGAAGTCAGTTAAATAAATCTGTGAAATGTAACGTGGTAATATTCCACTGTGCTTTACCATTAACACTTCTGTTTGTATACATCAACCACCACAGCTACCTTGGAAAGTAGGACTTTGTGCTTAATTTcgattttttatttaattattttttgcataTTCTTGCTCTTTTGGCTAATCTATAATAAATTATTGACTGAACTCATCACCTTAATCTAATATGggtttaaataatttgaaatttacAGTTTCAATAAGTTCAATATTTCAGCTCTCAGACTTTTATACAGTGGCTTGTAACATAAACTCAGGTGGAGTGTGAATAGAAGTTAAAAATCCACAGGCCTTTTTCCAAATGTTGCATATCTGGAAATTTTAGATTATCCAGGTAGCCATAATAAGGATAATTTGGGGTGAACGCATAGCTGCCTGAACTGCTAAGTAGCTTAGAGTAATTGTAAATGGAATTGGATTTGTGTCTTGCTTCTCTGAATAATGAAAAGCTATCCCCAAGAGCTGTCATAGCAGCTGTGTTCCTTCTCTAAATAGCATTGTACTGGTGTGTGTGCAAGCCTTGTCATTGATTAGCATTCCTGTTAAGGGACTGCTTATGTAGTCTGATCAGGCTCCCACTTGAATTTCATTGAAAATATAAGTAtagaactacttttttttttttttttttaaactaattatTTAAATAGATTTGTCCTTTATGTGAcaggtggtttttttcctgtgtggtttttttgattattttttaacccATTCATTGCCTCCAGCCTGCTATTTAGAGTttgattttgaagaaaatgagtcatttttttaaatcacttttgcCTTGTAGGTTAATCTCCGAGCCACTGATGTGAAGCTTATGCGCCAGCTACTCATCATCAATGAAAGTATTGAATCAATCAAGTGGATGATTGAAGAGAAGGCCATTGCCAGCAGAGGTAGCAGTTTGAGTGGCAGCCTGTGCAGCTTGCTGGAAAGTCAGGAGACATCCTTCCACGGCAGCTGTAACAGTTTACAAGACTGTAGTGATGGACTGGATGGAATATCAGTGGGGAGTTATTTGGACACCTTAGTGGATGATGTCCCTGGTCACCAAACACCTTCAGATATGGACCAGTTCAGCGATTCTTCTATTATGGAGGACTCACAACCTCTGCATAAGCATCCCAAAATTGATTCTGATGAGTACTACTGTTTTGGTTAATAAAACCGAATTCCAGTGGGACACAAATGCACTCGTACTTACCGTTTTTCTTTGCTACTTTATTTCATGTGCAAAAACCTCCAAACTTCTCTTGGAAGGAAAACATAACATGTACTTTGTTTCCAATAACTTTTTTGTTGCTTCTAATACATTTCTCCTTAGTGGGCTGGgcttttctcctcctcacctttttcttaatttattgtcacaatttttctttctttttgtttccatgtTTTGCAATGCTGTATTTACAGGTCTTTAAAAGTGGTGAAGGAAAagctttctctttaaaatgggACATCAGGGAACGAGAGCAacaatttttgtatttgttgcCAATAAAATATCTTCTGATAAACACATGGTGTGGTAAATTTTCTTGACTGCAAGGTCCTTTTTGACCTTTCCAAAGACACTGTTCTTACGAGGCCTTAAATCTGAATCTTGAAAATAcctctgcaaaataattttc
The Columba livia isolate bColLiv1 breed racing homer chromosome Z, bColLiv1.pat.W.v2, whole genome shotgun sequence genome window above contains:
- the LURAP1L gene encoding leucine rich adaptor protein 1-like — protein: MEPSAPPDLRDVEQKLGRKVPESLAGPLRGEELLGRPVPAPARGPAAALGPRRRRAAALTRLETKLHLLRQEMVNLRATDVKLMRQLLIINESIESIKWMIEEKAIASRGSSLSGSLCSLLESQETSFHGSCNSLQDCSDGLDGISVGSYLDTLVDDVPGHQTPSDMDQFSDSSIMEDSQPLHKHPKIDSDEYYCFG